The Crocinitomicaceae bacterium genome includes a region encoding these proteins:
- a CDS encoding DUF1905 domain-containing protein, which yields MSYDFSSSVWKYESTAGWYFVSLPKKISKEIRENSKDLEEGWGRLKAEVCLGKSQWKTAIWFDTKMDTYILPLKADIRRRERIEVGHELSVKIWI from the coding sequence ATTTCGTACGATTTTAGTTCCAGCGTTTGGAAATATGAATCAACAGCCGGATGGTATTTTGTCTCACTACCAAAAAAAATATCAAAAGAAATTAGAGAAAATTCGAAAGATCTTGAAGAAGGTTGGGGGCGATTAAAGGCTGAAGTATGCCTTGGAAAGAGTCAATGGAAGACAGCTATTTGGTTTGATACAAAAATGGATACCTATATTTTGCCGTTGAAAGCGGACATAAGAAGAAGAGAAAGGATTGAAGTAGGGCATGAGCTCTCAGTGAAAATATGGATTTAA
- a CDS encoding zinc ribbon domain-containing protein: protein MALIECNKCGNKISEFAAACPKCGEPKSTGSIPSIPAETLVSQLSSEETIKKPVEEIKKPIEQKQTAETNYIPPTQEKPEPKKSNTTKIVLFSLGGVAVIFLALFLSGVFDKTPETTDSSPSFNSSNSEGSSNNSEESDEDYTVTSSDDEEVDYEPEDEYYEDDEGESDISVKDVENNLDSYVRANVDYRQRLVTGVYEIQVAVTNNSPYTMETVRVEVQYQRLNNKVFDWEYLSYSNIAPYSTVTMDAPNKSEGSFVAVGVIEGKVSK, encoded by the coding sequence ATGGCTCTAATTGAATGTAATAAATGTGGCAATAAAATCAGTGAATTTGCAGCGGCATGTCCAAAATGCGGTGAACCCAAATCAACAGGTTCAATACCAAGTATTCCTGCTGAAACATTGGTATCTCAATTAAGTTCTGAGGAAACCATTAAGAAGCCTGTTGAAGAAATCAAAAAACCGATTGAACAAAAACAAACCGCTGAAACAAATTACATTCCTCCAACCCAAGAGAAACCTGAACCAAAGAAAAGCAACACTACCAAAATTGTATTGTTCAGTTTAGGTGGAGTTGCGGTGATATTTTTAGCATTATTTCTTTCTGGAGTATTTGATAAAACACCTGAAACTACGGACAGCTCTCCATCCTTCAATTCAAGTAACAGTGAAGGTAGTTCCAATAACTCCGAAGAATCTGATGAAGATTACACAGTGACGAGTTCCGACGATGAAGAAGTGGATTATGAACCGGAGGATGAGTATTATGAAGACGATGAAGGTGAGTCAGACATTTCAGTGAAAGATGTTGAGAATAATCTTGATTCATACGTTAGAGCCAATGTAGATTATCGTCAACGATTAGTGACTGGAGTTTATGAAATCCAAGTAGCTGTAACCAATAATTCTCCCTACACAATGGAAACGGTAAGAGTTGAAGTTCAATATCAGCGTTTGAATAATAAAGTTTTTGATTGGGAGTATTTATCCTATTCAAATATTGCCCCTTACTCTACTGTTACAATGGATGCACCAAATAAGAGTGAAGGCTCATTCGTAGCAGTTGGAGTTATTGAAGGTAAAGTTTCAAAATAG
- a CDS encoding response regulator transcription factor, translated as MKAIKIGVAEDQTLFRKGLINMLNSLSNIEVVIEAVDGQDMLNQLNNMEVHLVFLDYRMPNMNGIDAARTIRQRFPEVGILMLSMYDDEELIINAIENGAGGYLTKDDEPAEMERAIISVLNTGYYLNDRTSKILVRSLMHEGKITPRFKKDSSVIQFDPDQVEVIKLLSQEHSTKEIADILSKSERTIERYKSEILEKIGAKNSIGIVMYAVKHGYINPY; from the coding sequence ATGAAAGCAATCAAAATTGGAGTAGCTGAAGATCAAACCCTTTTTAGAAAAGGACTTATTAATATGCTCAATTCTCTCTCTAATATTGAGGTTGTTATTGAAGCCGTTGATGGGCAAGACATGCTTAATCAATTAAATAATATGGAAGTTCATTTGGTTTTTTTAGACTACCGAATGCCCAACATGAATGGTATTGACGCAGCTCGCACTATCCGACAACGTTTTCCTGAAGTTGGCATTCTGATGCTTTCCATGTATGATGATGAAGAATTAATCATTAACGCCATAGAAAACGGAGCAGGCGGTTATCTCACCAAAGATGATGAACCCGCTGAAATGGAACGAGCCATTATCAGCGTACTCAACACAGGGTATTATCTCAATGATCGAACATCAAAAATTCTGGTCAGAAGTTTAATGCATGAAGGTAAAATCACTCCTCGGTTTAAAAAAGATTCGTCTGTAATTCAGTTTGATCCTGATCAGGTTGAAGTAATCAAATTGCTCTCACAAGAACACAGCACAAAAGAAATTGCAGATATATTATCAAAATCTGAACGTACCATAGAGCGATATAAATCTGAAATTCTAGAGAAAATTGGTGCAAAAAATTCTATTGGTATTGTCATGTATGCAGTGAAACACGGCTACATTAACCCCTATTGA
- a CDS encoding choice-of-anchor I family protein yields the protein MIKKITLFLCLTLTLGMAKSQNPGLLISEFLQNPAGTDSPFEYIEFLAVDNIDFSVTPYTVIVCNNGTATTDGWIEGLAITYAFEITSGTVSVGDVVYVGGTSMTPTGLQLRVIDTGVSGGDGGIGNANASGVLGNGGASSDGIAVFNLPISSITNSTVPVDAVFYGSGPDHGAAVVSAGADGYQLPNNDLYTGGKLQLSSFLAPDEDLTIATGVFDQGTNTFSVPRTFATGTATDGISAITFASATPPSISFTSTDVTYDESAGTITFQVEITTSNASASSIDLIVRNTSTAQDGTDFTLGATTITFPASSTGTQDATLTIQDDGIEESSEYIILSLENPTNCVAGGSGMYFIYITDNDRTIPAPTNELKFNLLTSYSNGAEGSNSAEIVAYDSSSFHLFIANSVANNLDIVDFSDPSTPVAITSINLDSVGNINSVAVYNGLVAVALQNLNPQLNGYISFFDANGNWLKRLDAGAMPDMCTFNADGTLLVVACEGEPSDDYLTDPEGTVAFIDITLPASTMTNANVTLANFNSLNGTEAALIAEGIRIFGPGANASMDFEPEYAAISEETGMVYVTLQENNAVAIFDINTKTLIDVVALGTIDHNVFGSGMDISNVTSGINIANFPVKGLFLPDAISTLNISGTTYLFTANEGDSRDFSGFSEETRIKDIVLDPVQFEDAAFTQSNYLAGRLLLTNTLGDDLNDGDFEELYSLGTRSFSIWDNNGNLVYDSGDLIELIIANDPNYQQLFNASNTAGAVSMKNRSDDKGPEVEGITTAEVEGNYFAFVSLERVGGVFIFNVNDPYNPQYVGYNNNRDAISNGPDRGAEGIIFISADASPNGNALILLANEISSTVTVYELNSCASLSGLIVATENDETAFCENDSLLFYADATATLSYQWLHDGSAISGATMDEYYASMAGYYQVDFSNTTESCQGTSDSIFVTTLSAPVPTIIVTDAVLSTQIFDTYQWYFESVAITGADQQEYTPDSDGMYEVYVTNTDGCTGSAQINVNFTQVEESENSTILLYPNPAHDLVNIQFGELTNASFVIRDARGAIVYSSDFINSNQIMINTSTMAEGIYFIHVTDGEKTSVLKLTVHH from the coding sequence ATGATAAAAAAAATTACCCTGTTTTTGTGCCTGACTTTAACCCTGGGAATGGCCAAATCACAGAATCCCGGATTGTTGATTTCTGAATTTCTGCAAAACCCGGCAGGAACAGATTCGCCCTTTGAATACATTGAATTTTTAGCGGTAGACAATATTGATTTTTCAGTTACACCCTACACAGTAATTGTTTGTAATAATGGCACAGCAACAACAGATGGGTGGATTGAAGGTTTAGCAATAACCTATGCATTTGAAATTACATCAGGAACTGTTTCAGTTGGAGATGTCGTTTACGTTGGCGGCACATCAATGACACCAACCGGCTTGCAATTGCGTGTAATAGACACCGGTGTTAGCGGCGGTGATGGCGGAATTGGCAATGCAAACGCAAGCGGAGTTTTAGGTAACGGTGGTGCAAGCTCTGACGGAATAGCAGTTTTTAATTTACCGATTTCTTCCATCACAAATTCAACTGTTCCGGTTGATGCAGTTTTTTATGGAAGCGGACCTGATCATGGTGCTGCAGTAGTTTCAGCAGGTGCTGACGGATATCAACTTCCAAACAATGATTTATATACTGGTGGAAAATTACAACTCAGTTCTTTCCTTGCGCCTGACGAAGATCTTACCATTGCAACCGGTGTTTTTGATCAGGGCACTAATACGTTTTCTGTTCCGCGCACGTTTGCAACAGGCACAGCAACAGATGGAATTTCTGCTATTACTTTTGCTTCTGCTACACCTCCATCAATATCATTTACAAGTACTGATGTGACGTATGATGAGTCAGCCGGAACCATAACTTTTCAAGTAGAAATTACCACTTCAAATGCTTCAGCTTCTTCTATTGATCTTATTGTGCGCAATACTTCAACTGCACAAGATGGAACTGACTTTACACTTGGAGCAACTACCATCACATTCCCTGCTTCATCTACCGGAACACAAGATGCTACACTAACTATTCAGGATGATGGAATTGAAGAATCTTCAGAATACATAATTCTTTCTCTTGAAAATCCAACCAATTGCGTTGCCGGCGGATCAGGAATGTATTTTATTTATATCACAGATAATGACAGAACAATTCCTGCCCCAACAAATGAACTTAAATTTAATTTACTGACTAGTTACAGCAATGGAGCTGAAGGATCAAACTCAGCAGAAATTGTTGCATACGACTCTTCATCTTTTCATCTTTTTATTGCAAACAGTGTAGCCAATAATCTGGATATAGTTGACTTCAGTGACCCTTCAACGCCTGTTGCTATTACTTCAATTAATTTGGATTCTGTAGGAAATATCAACTCAGTTGCGGTGTATAACGGACTAGTTGCCGTGGCACTTCAAAACCTCAATCCACAACTGAACGGTTACATTTCATTTTTTGATGCAAATGGTAATTGGTTAAAAAGATTAGATGCAGGTGCAATGCCTGATATGTGTACTTTCAACGCTGACGGTACTTTACTGGTCGTTGCATGCGAAGGTGAACCATCAGATGATTACCTGACAGATCCGGAAGGAACAGTGGCATTCATTGACATTACCCTACCTGCAAGCACCATGACAAACGCAAACGTAACCCTTGCCAATTTCAATTCACTCAACGGAACTGAAGCTGCACTCATTGCTGAAGGAATAAGAATTTTTGGACCGGGAGCAAACGCCTCAATGGACTTTGAACCTGAGTACGCAGCAATTTCTGAAGAGACCGGAATGGTATATGTGACCCTGCAAGAAAATAATGCTGTGGCAATTTTTGACATCAATACAAAAACCTTGATTGATGTTGTTGCTTTGGGTACAATTGATCACAATGTATTTGGTTCAGGTATGGATATTTCAAACGTAACATCTGGAATCAATATTGCAAATTTTCCGGTGAAAGGTTTGTTTTTGCCAGATGCAATTTCTACACTGAATATTTCCGGAACAACTTATTTGTTTACAGCCAATGAAGGTGATTCACGTGATTTTTCAGGATTCAGTGAAGAAACCCGCATCAAAGATATAGTGCTTGATCCAGTGCAATTTGAAGATGCTGCATTTACGCAAAGTAATTATTTAGCAGGCCGTTTATTATTAACTAACACCCTGGGCGATGATTTGAATGATGGTGATTTTGAAGAATTGTATTCATTAGGTACAAGATCATTTTCTATTTGGGACAACAACGGAAATTTAGTTTATGATTCAGGTGATCTTATTGAACTTATCATTGCCAATGATCCAAACTATCAACAATTATTTAATGCAAGCAATACTGCAGGAGCTGTTTCAATGAAAAACAGAAGTGATGATAAAGGACCTGAAGTTGAAGGAATCACCACGGCAGAAGTTGAAGGAAATTATTTTGCATTTGTTTCACTTGAGCGTGTAGGTGGTGTTTTTATTTTCAATGTGAATGATCCGTATAATCCGCAATATGTTGGATACAACAATAATCGCGACGCCATTTCAAACGGACCTGACAGAGGAGCTGAAGGTATTATTTTCATCTCTGCAGATGCTTCACCAAATGGTAATGCACTTATTTTACTTGCTAACGAAATTTCAAGCACCGTTACTGTGTATGAATTAAATTCTTGCGCTTCACTTTCAGGTTTGATTGTTGCAACCGAAAATGATGAAACCGCATTTTGTGAAAATGATTCACTTCTATTTTATGCTGATGCAACTGCAACTTTATCATACCAGTGGTTGCATGATGGTTCAGCAATTTCAGGTGCAACCATGGATGAGTATTACGCAAGCATGGCAGGTTACTACCAAGTTGATTTTAGTAATACAACAGAATCATGTCAGGGAACCAGTGATAGCATTTTTGTTACCACACTTTCTGCACCGGTTCCAACTATTATTGTAACGGATGCTGTATTGTCAACTCAGATTTTTGACACATATCAGTGGTATTTTGAAAGTGTTGCTATTACCGGTGCTGATCAGCAAGAATACACTCCTGATTCTGACGGTATGTATGAAGTGTATGTAACCAATACAGATGGTTGTACCGGTTCAGCTCAAATTAATGTCAACTTCACACAAGTTGAAGAATCTGAAAATTCAACCATACTACTCTACCCTAACCCGGCTCATGATTTGGTGAATATCCAGTTTGGTGAATTAACAAATGCTTCATTCGTTATCAGAGATGCACGTGGTGCTATTGTTTATTCAAGTGATTTTATAAACTCAAATCAGATAATGATCAATACTTCAACTATGGCTGAAGGAATTTATTTCATTCATGTAACTGACGGTGAAAAAACAAGTGTGCTGAAATTGACTGTGCATCACTAA
- a CDS encoding phosphoribosylaminoimidazolesuccinocarboxamide synthase, protein MTSVKTSDYQFPKQISVYHGKVRDVYSLQNDYLVIVASDRISAFDYILPKPIPFKGQVLNQLSAKFLKDTQDIVPNWLLDTPDPCVAVGHKCEPFKVEMVIRGYLAGHAAREYKAGRRMLCGVQLPEGMKENDKFSSPIITPATKADSGHHDEDISREDIIAKGIVSKEDYEQLEKYTYALFERGTQIAAQRGLILVDTKYEFGKKNGKIYLIDEIHTPDSSRYFYADGYAEKQAKGEHQKQLSKEFVREWLIANNFQGLEGQTMPVMPDEFVNTVTDRYIELYEKITGEKFIKADNSNQAERIEKNVLHYLSNIQ, encoded by the coding sequence ATGACAAGTGTAAAAACTTCTGATTATCAATTTCCAAAACAAATTTCTGTTTACCACGGTAAAGTGCGTGATGTGTATTCACTTCAAAATGATTATCTGGTTATTGTAGCATCTGATCGCATTTCGGCGTTTGATTATATTCTGCCAAAGCCCATTCCTTTCAAAGGTCAGGTTTTGAATCAGCTCTCTGCAAAATTTCTGAAAGACACGCAAGACATTGTTCCTAATTGGTTGTTGGATACTCCTGATCCTTGTGTTGCTGTTGGACATAAATGTGAACCATTCAAAGTAGAAATGGTTATTCGTGGTTATCTGGCAGGTCACGCCGCGCGTGAATATAAAGCAGGTAGACGCATGCTTTGCGGTGTTCAATTACCAGAGGGTATGAAAGAGAATGATAAATTTTCATCACCAATCATCACACCGGCAACCAAGGCTGATAGCGGACATCATGATGAAGATATTTCTCGAGAAGATATCATAGCAAAAGGCATTGTCTCAAAAGAAGATTACGAACAACTTGAAAAATACACGTATGCATTATTTGAACGCGGCACGCAAATAGCAGCTCAAAGAGGATTAATTTTGGTTGATACAAAGTATGAGTTTGGAAAGAAGAATGGCAAAATTTATCTCATTGATGAAATTCACACCCCTGATTCTTCCAGATATTTTTATGCTGATGGATACGCTGAGAAACAAGCTAAAGGAGAACATCAAAAACAACTTTCAAAAGAGTTTGTGAGAGAGTGGTTGATAGCAAATAATTTTCAGGGACTTGAAGGACAAACCATGCCTGTAATGCCTGATGAATTTGTGAACACGGTTACTGATCGTTACATTGAATTGTACGAAAAAATTACAGGAGAAAAATTCATTAAAGCAGACAACTCAAATCAAGCCGAGCGCATTGAAAAAAATGTGCTCCATTATCTGAGTAACATTCAATGA
- a CDS encoding zinc ribbon domain-containing protein, with the protein MALITCIECENKISDLAKNCPNCGAPVEISKKTPCFECGNLLENGVTICNSCGVDQSLNPSIIPSEKPLVNQDQKVETSIQKPISTAQSSNQKTEQKDEPKKEPKPEVKESITSQANKNIPPSQTTQKKKSGCLKPLLIAGLIILVLGFVGYQLLPDDAKRELFEALGIENSSLAKQDLEAYINSEEIYARQTLFGKWEISIMVYNTHESITIRQIDIKFLFSDSDETRTFSKNLKPGKVFESVIIEKFDGHKGASYLGYEIVDARE; encoded by the coding sequence ATGGCATTAATAACTTGTATTGAATGTGAAAACAAGATAAGCGATCTTGCGAAAAATTGTCCGAATTGCGGAGCACCTGTGGAAATTTCAAAAAAAACACCTTGCTTTGAATGCGGAAACTTATTAGAAAATGGTGTTACAATTTGCAATAGTTGCGGAGTTGATCAGTCGCTGAATCCTTCAATTATTCCTAGCGAAAAACCATTAGTAAATCAAGATCAAAAGGTTGAAACGTCAATACAAAAGCCAATTTCAACTGCACAATCATCTAATCAAAAGACAGAGCAAAAAGACGAACCAAAAAAAGAACCAAAACCAGAAGTAAAAGAATCAATAACAAGCCAAGCCAATAAAAATATTCCACCTTCCCAAACTACACAGAAGAAGAAATCAGGTTGTTTAAAACCTTTACTAATTGCCGGTTTGATTATTTTAGTTTTAGGTTTTGTTGGCTATCAACTTTTACCAGACGATGCAAAAAGAGAATTATTTGAAGCATTAGGTATTGAAAACTCAAGCCTGGCAAAACAAGATTTGGAAGCATACATTAATAGTGAAGAAATCTATGCACGACAAACTCTCTTTGGTAAATGGGAAATATCAATAATGGTGTATAATACACATGAAAGTATCACCATACGTCAAATCGATATTAAATTCCTATTCAGTGATTCAGACGAAACAAGAACCTTTAGCAAGAACTTAAAACCTGGTAAAGTTTTTGAATCGGTAATTATCGAAAAATTTGACGGGCATAAGGGTGCATCCTATTTGGGATATGAAATTGTTGATGCACGGGAATGA
- a CDS encoding IS5 family transposase, translating into MLGKSSDQNQRNLFSPLLSDFIDMRHELVLLSNKMDWKYFEKEFSVHYSNTGQPSMPIRFMIGCLLLKHIYNLGDETLAKAWVMNPYMQYFCGASNFQHIFPCDPSDFVHFRKRIGEAGVEKIFVHSINLHGTKAKNQMLLSDTTVQENNTTFPTDAKLAKKVIDRCNAIAKEEGINQRQTYTRTSKQLVRDTHNSHHPKRIKKSRKAKLKLRTIAKRQLRELERELPQETLLQYKEDLDLCWRAITQTRLDKNKVYSLHKPFTTCIAKGKAHKQYEFGNKIGLMVNPKTLVILGIESFSGNPHDSNTIEPLLNQIKNNLNYLPKEIVYDRGGKGKKTIYGVEISTPTKPTKNTTPYQKITTRKKFRRRAAIEPVIGHLKTDHRMEKNYLGGESSSKINAMFAATGWNLKKLMDKLVRDIFGDFLNWFRVDFLIVRTQIKFGW; encoded by the coding sequence ATGTTAGGAAAAAGCTCAGATCAAAACCAACGAAATTTATTCTCGCCACTGTTGTCGGATTTTATCGATATGCGTCATGAATTGGTTTTGTTATCAAATAAAATGGATTGGAAATATTTTGAAAAAGAATTCTCAGTTCATTATTCAAATACCGGTCAGCCATCAATGCCAATAAGATTTATGATTGGATGTCTTTTGTTAAAACACATTTACAATTTGGGAGATGAGACTCTGGCTAAGGCATGGGTGATGAATCCTTACATGCAGTATTTTTGTGGTGCATCAAACTTTCAACATATTTTCCCATGTGATCCAAGCGACTTTGTACATTTTCGTAAACGAATTGGTGAAGCCGGAGTGGAAAAAATATTTGTTCATTCAATAAATCTTCACGGAACAAAAGCAAAAAATCAGATGCTGTTATCTGATACAACTGTTCAAGAAAACAATACCACTTTTCCAACGGATGCAAAACTGGCAAAAAAAGTTATTGACAGGTGCAATGCCATTGCTAAGGAAGAAGGGATTAACCAACGCCAAACGTACACTAGAACAAGTAAACAACTTGTTCGTGACACGCACAATTCACATCACCCTAAAAGAATAAAAAAATCAAGAAAGGCAAAATTAAAACTACGCACAATTGCAAAAAGACAACTTCGAGAACTAGAACGTGAGCTTCCACAAGAAACACTTTTACAATACAAAGAAGACCTTGATTTATGTTGGAGAGCAATTACACAAACGCGGCTTGATAAAAATAAAGTTTACAGTCTTCACAAACCGTTTACCACCTGTATTGCTAAAGGAAAGGCGCACAAGCAATATGAGTTTGGTAATAAAATTGGATTGATGGTGAATCCAAAAACATTAGTTATCCTGGGGATAGAAAGTTTTTCTGGAAATCCGCATGACAGCAACACAATAGAACCACTCCTTAATCAAATAAAAAACAATCTAAATTATCTACCAAAAGAAATTGTTTATGACAGAGGTGGAAAAGGGAAAAAAACAATTTACGGAGTTGAAATAAGTACACCAACAAAACCTACAAAAAACACAACGCCTTATCAAAAAATTACGACCCGAAAAAAATTCCGTCGAAGAGCAGCCATCGAGCCAGTAATAGGACATCTTAAGACAGATCACAGAATGGAAAAAAATTACTTGGGCGGCGAAAGTTCATCAAAAATCAATGCAATGTTCGCAGCCACCGGATGGAATTTAAAGAAACTAATGGATAAATTAGTTCGTGATATTTTTGGCGATTTTTTAAATTGGTTCAGAGTCGATTTTTTAATTGTTCGGACTCAAATAAAATTTGGTTGGTAA
- a CDS encoding T9SS type A sorting domain-containing protein, which produces MVIFPNPVQNGHCTVLTRNQWPKFKLTIYSTAGQLVSTINDLSDRGNGIQLKLNLAAGIYLVRITHKDENEEMRIAILS; this is translated from the coding sequence ATGGTCATTTTCCCTAACCCTGTTCAAAACGGACATTGTACCGTGCTTACGCGCAATCAATGGCCAAAATTCAAATTGACTATTTATAGTACCGCCGGTCAACTTGTCTCAACCATAAATGATTTGTCTGATCGCGGTAACGGAATACAGTTAAAATTAAATTTAGCCGCGGGTATCTATCTGGTGCGCATTACACATAAAGATGAAAATGAAGAGATGCGAATTGCTATTTTAAGCTAG
- a CDS encoding Fic family protein, whose protein sequence is MNIKDFKSGRHITQDGYKSFLPEKVNKEWVVNSAKVSTLLEEATSKVSALNSYSLMIPDADIFIRMHIVKEATTSSKIEGTQTHIEDAVLSKNQVNPEQRNDWQEVQNYIQAMNFAIKELNKLPLSNRLLRDTHRILMQGVRGKHKAPGEFRRSQNWIGGASLKDADYVPPHNKDVVELMSDLEKFLHNTDINVPHLIRIAIAHYQFETIHPFLDGNGRLGRLLITLYLVSNNILKKPSLYLSDFFERNRQYYYDNLSAVRTRNDLTQWIKFFLVGVIETADKSAAVFEAIIKLKADIEKKKISTLGKREWLAKKTLNYLYMKPVVTVNDIIEKLKISKPTANAIVKDFMRLKILKEQTGFKRNRVFIFNVYLNLFKR, encoded by the coding sequence ATGAATATTAAGGACTTTAAATCAGGTAGGCACATTACCCAGGATGGGTACAAGAGCTTTTTGCCTGAAAAGGTCAATAAAGAGTGGGTGGTTAATTCTGCCAAGGTAAGCACCCTGTTGGAAGAAGCAACCAGTAAGGTAAGTGCCTTGAATTCTTATTCGCTGATGATTCCTGATGCGGATATTTTTATTCGAATGCACATTGTAAAAGAGGCAACCACATCAAGCAAAATAGAGGGAACACAAACCCATATTGAAGATGCTGTTTTGAGTAAAAATCAGGTTAACCCTGAACAGCGCAACGATTGGCAGGAAGTACAGAATTATATCCAGGCAATGAATTTTGCAATCAAAGAACTAAACAAACTTCCTTTGTCCAACCGTCTTCTCCGAGACACTCATCGTATTTTAATGCAAGGAGTGAGAGGAAAACATAAAGCACCGGGCGAATTCCGCAGGTCGCAAAACTGGATAGGCGGAGCTTCGCTAAAGGATGCCGATTATGTTCCTCCGCACAATAAAGACGTTGTGGAATTAATGAGCGACCTTGAAAAATTCCTGCATAATACCGATATAAATGTCCCTCACCTGATAAGGATAGCCATTGCACATTATCAATTTGAAACCATTCACCCGTTCCTTGACGGAAATGGTCGTTTAGGACGATTACTTATTACATTATATTTGGTAAGTAATAATATTCTGAAAAAACCTTCTTTATATCTTTCCGATTTTTTTGAACGCAACAGACAATATTATTATGACAATCTTTCGGCTGTGAGAACCAGGAACGATTTAACACAATGGATAAAATTTTTTCTTGTAGGTGTAATAGAAACCGCAGATAAAAGCGCTGCTGTGTTTGAGGCAATCATTAAACTAAAAGCAGATATTGAAAAGAAAAAAATATCAACACTTGGGAAACGTGAATGGCTCGCTAAAAAGACTTTAAATTATTTATATATGAAGCCCGTGGTAACAGTAAATGATATTATTGAAAAACTGAAAATTTCAAAACCAACGGCTAATGCTATCGTAAAGGATTTTATGCGGCTAAAAATTCTGAAAGAGCAAACCGGTTTTAAACGCAATAGGGTATTTATCTTTAATGTATACCTGAATTTATTTAAGAGGTAG
- a CDS encoding GAF domain-containing protein, translated as MQLEFQELALIAENMEQGVVVCSNDGTIEFTNPHATRFFGFAINDLVGKKVNELSPDFKFNPSKMMDSRAQLKGISVKNKFGKPVFFNATLVKAVSGERVIVMIEDITKEIEGHAALLNKIHVIEKLTRSRYLRDGQLTKSIQEILIESAKALGVERVNAWTTDKEFTMIECIGNYTLSQNSFEDKMILLRKDMPAYFRLLATQEIIATNYSLEDPKTEELVEPYLQKYGITSMIDVPMRIEGEMIGVVCFEHVGAPRRWDLMERKFCMFISQLISMALETYEKQKIKNQLEQLLKNK; from the coding sequence ATGCAATTAGAATTTCAGGAACTTGCTTTAATAGCTGAGAACATGGAACAGGGAGTTGTTGTATGTTCAAATGATGGCACCATTGAATTCACAAATCCACACGCAACAAGATTTTTTGGATTCGCTATCAATGATCTGGTTGGAAAAAAAGTCAACGAACTTTCGCCTGATTTCAAATTCAATCCGTCAAAAATGATGGATTCTCGCGCGCAGTTGAAAGGTATTTCAGTCAAGAATAAATTTGGCAAACCGGTTTTTTTTAATGCAACCTTAGTCAAAGCAGTGAGTGGTGAACGCGTTATCGTAATGATAGAAGATATTACCAAAGAAATTGAAGGACATGCTGCATTACTTAATAAAATTCATGTCATTGAAAAATTGACCCGCTCACGTTACCTGCGAGATGGTCAGCTTACCAAATCTATTCAGGAAATTTTAATAGAATCTGCCAAAGCCCTTGGCGTTGAACGTGTCAATGCATGGACAACAGACAAAGAATTTACCATGATTGAATGCATTGGTAATTACACCTTGAGTCAAAATTCATTTGAAGATAAAATGATTCTATTGCGTAAAGACATGCCTGCATATTTTAGGCTACTTGCAACTCAAGAGATTATTGCAACTAATTATTCTTTGGAAGATCCTAAAACGGAAGAATTGGTTGAGCCTTATTTACAGAAGTACGGCATTACTTCTATGATTGATGTGCCCATGCGAATTGAAGGAGAAATGATAGGTGTGGTATGTTTTGAACACGTTGGAGCTCCTCGGCGATGGGATTTGATGGAACGAAAATTCTGCATGTTCATCTCACAATTAATTTCCATGGCGCTTGAAACCTACGAAAAGCAAAAAATTAAAAACCAACTTGAACAGCTACTAAAGAATAAATGA